Sequence from the Panicum virgatum strain AP13 chromosome 5N, P.virgatum_v5, whole genome shotgun sequence genome:
TACTGAGATGAGGAATTATGGAGGAGTGTTGTTCCTTTGATTTACTTCTTCACCGTCGAGCTCCACCTGCCCCACCCTGTGAAAAGACAATTCGGTCGTCTACAAGACTTCCCCCCCAGAAGCTATTTCGACCTCCCAAGCTTTGCACAGGTGCAACAATTTTTGTCAAACTCACTTTGAATTATTACTGATTCCTCACCCGCGGCAACCCCTTATATTTCAACTACATATTTGTTGCAGAATTGACAAGAATACACTAAAAATGACTGGCATGTGAAACACGCGGTTCCTCTTGGATAGTGGGAGCAAAGGCATAGATGAACCCTGATTCCGGTCCGGCGCATAGGCACAACCATTACAAGGACTATCTTCGGTGGATACATTCAGTGTCAAGAGTTTCAATCAAGCCTCCACGCTCCACTGAGCCTATAGAGGACCGTGAGGAcaccgacgatgatgatgacatcGTCGACGAGTATGATGATATCACTCGCTCAGGAGTTCAGCCGGAGATGGCCCCTTTGCAAAACTACATGGTATGTCATGCACATATACTTATAAGACGTATGTAAGACATTGTTGTTTCTAGTTCATGTTGTACTAACTGAGTCATTTCAGGCACAACAACTCGGCAGGCTAGCTAACGAGGCCGGTGTCGCAATGGCACATGCGAGCCAAGGAGGAAACGGTGGGGGACACCTACGGGCGTTTGCCGAGGTTAGTAAGCCATCTTTTTGTTGACATTATAACATGTCCCTCAAAATACATTAGCAGTAACGTATCTGTCTATCATGCAGAGAGTCCGCCGTAGTTGCAAGCGGATGGCCGCAAAGCTCAACTGCATTGCTAGGCCGGACGAGGCATTTGCCCCTGGGCCACATGCTGCGGGAACTTCAAGTGCACGTGCCACGTCTTCCAGCAGGCGGACACCTATCCACTATGGTAAAGAGACCGCCAGAACCCCTTCGCGTTCGACTACGAGAACGGGCTCCCGTGCCGCTTCGAGGGGGAAAGCTATTCGATCACCCCAAGAATCCGAGGAGTCCGACGCACAACGTGACTCAGGAGAGGAGGACCCAGACTTTGAGGTCATTGGGATGTCACAGATGTTTGATGCTCCTCTAGGCACACAGACACAGGGGGAATCTAGCCAGGTAACTAAACTTAGTCTCAATTTGTTGGTGAAAACAATACGATAACGATTGTTGCGGCATGCTAAGTTCAATTATCCCGTGCAGACTCCTACCCCTCCACGTCAGCCTCATCGTGGACGTGACCAGACCGACATTGATAGCGCCAATGTGCTGCCCACGGAGCCTGGCCGCGCACGACGCCGCAACGATCCGTTCAGCCCCCCCCCCAGAGCAACGCCATCGCCGCAGGTAGAAGGCCACCGTCAACCTATTTGTATTTGTAATGCACTATGTTCTTAGGACCCTGGACATTAGAATTTGTGATGGACTATTTGTGCATGTGATGGTCTAGTAGTGCTTGTGAAGGACCATTGTGCTTCCGAAGGAGTATTTGTGCTTGTGTAAAAGTATTTGTGCCCAGAAGCTACCTAGTATTGTATCCTGAGCTGTTGATGGTTCTGCTATTATATTGAGTGGAAATATGAAGAGCTTTATTTATCAGCAGGTCCAATCTCTTCAGTGGTTGTGTTATTTgtgcagcaagttttgttctACAACATCCTATATTTTTTTAGCTAAACTGTTTGTTGCTATCCTGTTGATAGCAACAAGAATAGAAATTGCTCACATCAATAGAACAGGAATAATTAAAAACACTAGAAGATAAAACACAACGAAAAATGTCTCAATTTAATGCAGGAATGAATAATCTATATAATAACTATTTCATGGTCATACTACATACTACAAACTGTTGAAAGATTCTGCACCTGGGTGGTTTTACCGCAGCCAGTTTCTCCAGAAATAAGAACCACCTGGTAAGAAATACAGGGGAACCAAATTGATATCAGAAGAAGGTGAAATAAATCGTCTGGTGACCTGGCAAAGTGTATAATGCATGAAGGAGAAAACAACAATGATCAGTTACTGAAAATTTTTGCTGCCCTCTGATTTTTTGTTTGGAACCAAGAATCATAAGAATTGAAACTGTGATCTAGCAAATGTTAGATAATTCTGCTGTGTATAAATATGTCACATCTATTGTGTGTTAACATAACCTTTATCCctaagaggaaaaaaaagagaggaaaagacAGAATCCAACACCCAGTTTAATGCATGTGTGATATTGAAGTTAGGATACAACTTGATTCCATGTTGGATTACCTCTTTTATTGCCTTTGCAATATTTCAGATTGAAATATATAACTTCCAAATGTGAGAAAcctttcaggaaaaaaaaaatgataccTAGTGATTATCCAAAGTTGAAGTAATAACATCCTTAAATGACGAAATAGGAAGCTTTGATCTGTCTTCCATTCTGGGCTGCGAGAGAGGCTGACGCGGCAGAGCAGTCTTGTCGCGCCAACACACCTGGCGTGACAAGAAGCATCTGTCGCGCCACTGCATTTGGCGCGACAAAGCCGCCCACGTCAGCGCCCCGCTGGCGCGCCGCTGCGCACCGCCGTTGTCGCGCCACTACAGctggcgcgaccaaacgggctaTACCGTGAAAATAAAATCCATagaaggttaaaaataaaatattattaaaaaaggttaaaaataaaaaaaaaatccctagCAGTGTTTGTTTTATAAGCTACGTCCACAGCTTTGTATGTGTACGTGGTTGCTGGACCGCTTGAGCCCTGAGGTAGTCATATATGCAGGAGCAGAATCTCGTGCTGTTCTTTTTTCAATGTCGCGAGGACAATGGTCGCGAGAAATTCGTGCTGTTGGTACGTGAAAATTAGTTAGTTTTTTTAGAGGAGCGTGAAAattaggttttttttttgagagggcgTGAAAATTAGGTAGGTAGCGGCAGAAGCCGATGCTGCTGTGGGCAAGCAAGCAAGCCGGCCCAGTTGCTCTCAAGAGGAGGTCCATGTATGAAATGGCGGAACGGAGGCCGGTCGTCTTCACGGCGCGCTGTCAAGATTAATCAATCACGCCCGTCCGCGTCAACCCCACCGGCCACCATCCCCGCTCGCCTCGCCTTCCTTCCTGACCCCTCTTATCCAAAATCACGTGCGATCGTGACGCGACCCCCGCTCGCCCTCGCCTTGCGATCCCGCTCGCCCCGCAATCCGACCGAGGCGAGGCGCGAACCACGGAACCAGGCCGACCGACCGAGCCAATCGATCCGGCGAGTGAAgtgggcgcggcgcggtgcgggCTTTCGGCATGGCGaccacgcgcggcggcggcggatcggcgTCGAGGGTGGGGGACGGGGACGTCGACCTGGGCGAGGGCTGGAACTGGGGCGCCATCCCGCGGCTCATCTCCTCCGCCTgcctcttcctctgctccgggtgggtcccccccccccccccccccccccccccccgcttcgCCCGCGTTCCTCTTCGCTCGTCATTGCTTTTCCTTTTCGTCTGGTTTCTTCTACCGAGTGCGATCCACGCCGCCTAGGATGGGCCGTAGGAGGAGTGAATCGGCTGCTTCTGGCCGGTACGCGGCTGTGGATTGTGGCAGATTGACGTGGTCGGTAGAGTGCGTTGCAGGAGGGTATCGAATGAATTGATAGCTCTACATGGAATCGTTCTATCGCGAGACGACAGGGCGTTTCAGTGGGCGTCCGCGCATGGTTCGTCTAGGCTTGTGATTGGTTTCCCTGGGCTTCTGTGGATGAGCTCTTCATTTCCTGGAGATTAGATGTGAGAAGGGAAGGATGTTCGAGATGGGTATGCTGTGCGCGCACTACAGTGGTGTGTCACTGATTAGTGACTTACCCGATAGCTGTTCGCATGCTTTATCCCTGCAATTTACCATCAAACTTTGACATGTCAATACTCGTTGGTGACCTAGCTAGTAGGTTTCTAGGTGGGGATTGATCTTAAAATGTTCTTGTGGTCTCTGATTTTTCACCCACTAGTGGAAGTGGAGGGTTACCTTTACCTTGTCTGGCTCTGCTTGCAATCTGTTTCTCTTCCATACTTTAGCACCTTTGGTTTTTTTATTGCTAATTGTCTACATGTCCAAACTCCTTCCAAACAGAGCAGAGGCTGTTTTGGATGCTGTGATAAGGCTGTAAAGCAACTGGGTGAACTGTCCAGGAACTTGATTACACATGACCAAATTCCCATTGGAGAGACATTTTGGAGTACAACCACCATCGAGGTCGAACCAGCAGATCTTAGGGGCATTTCTCCAGTCAATACATCCAACTGGGCCTTTGATCAGCATGGAACTGGAAGCAGCCATAACCTTCCTGAACTTGGTAATAGTGGTAAGTCTTTCTGAATCATGCTGGCCTTAGCTTGATAAAGTCTTTTAAAACCACCATGGTTTGACATAGTCTAAATATTCATGTTGAACTATGTCATGGTTTCACATAACATTTGTAACTATGTCTGCAACAAGGTCGATGCGTTTGGTGTACCATTCTACCATGTAATAGTTTTATGTGATTctaagcaaaaaaaaatatatttg
This genomic interval carries:
- the LOC120676911 gene encoding uncharacterized protein LOC120676911 isoform X2, coding for MATTRGGGGSASRVGDGDVDLGEGWNWGAIPRLISSACLFLCSGGCFGCCDKAVKQLGELSRNLITHDQIPIGETFWSTTTIEVEPADLRGISPVNTSNWAFDQHGTGSSHNLPELGNSGLILWEQTRQEWTEIRSLRPKVKQVREPVLSWNAAYESLLGSNKPFPQPIPLHEMVDFLVDIWEQEGLYD
- the LOC120676911 gene encoding uncharacterized protein LOC120676911 isoform X1 is translated as MKWRNGGRSSSRRAVKINQSRPSASTPPATIPARLAFLPDPSYPKSRAIVTRPPLALALRSRSPRNPTEARREPRNQADRPSQSIRRVKWARRGAGFRHGDHARRRRIGVEGGGRGRRPGRGLELGRHPAAHLLRLPLPLLRSRGCFGCCDKAVKQLGELSRNLITHDQIPIGETFWSTTTIEVEPADLRGISPVNTSNWAFDQHGTGSSHNLPELGNSGLILWEQTRQEWTEIRSLRPKVKQVREPVLSWNAAYESLLGSNKPFPQPIPLHEMVDFLVDIWEQEGLYD